TGCAACGCATTGTCTTATGTGGTTTAATAACCTCCTTGGAATAAAGAAGATTGCTCATGTTTCCGCACTCTTTTAATGGTGCAGGCAGCAGAAGCTCTTGGTGCAATTGGTTTGGAGAGTAATATTCCTAACCTGGAGTGTAGTTTGGCTCATGATCCAGCTCAAGAGGTTCGAGAAACTTGTGAATTGGCTCTTAGCCGAATCAAACAGCTGAAAACTGCCAACTCTGATGATTCTTCTCCTATGACTGAGAGATCACCTTTTATGTCAGTTGACCCTGCTGCACCTGCTTCATCTTGTTCGTCTGTTGATCATCTCAGGTTCATACAGTTACTATCATCGAGATGggcatttttccatttttattcatttgtttggtGGTTGACTATGCTGGTTTTTTAATAGGGAAGTTCTTCTGGATGAAGAAAGAGGCATGTATGACCGTTATGCAGCTCTATTTGCTCTTAGGAATCATGGTGGAGATGAAGCCATTAAGGCTATAATTGATTCTTTGGGTGCAAATAGTGCTCTTCTCCGTCACGAGGTTAGTGAATACCCCGATTGTGTCACTTGCCACGACAACCTTTTGTGGAGTTTAATTATCTCACTTTGGTTTCTCTTGTGCTTGCCATGACAACTTTGTATTTAATACTGTGGGGTTTCTTTAAATTCACCATGATCATCTTTCACTTgctgcaattaatatttttatatccAATTGATTGCTATTGGGTTTGTAAAGTTGTAGCTAACTTTGGATTCTATGTTGTTGATGGTAATCTTAAAACTCGTTGATCAATTAAGGTGAAGATGAGGGGGCGCATAAGCTATTTGATGAGGCTTTACTTTGTCACCTCATTCAACATTTTCTAGATCTGGGTAAATTCTTTTGTGTCATATACAGGTTGCTTACGTTTTGGGCCAGTTGCAAGATAAAGCTGCGTCGGCTGAACTCTCAAACATTCTTAGAAAGACAGATGAGCATCCAATGGTTAGACATGAAGCCGCTGAGGCCCTTGGATCAATTGCAGGTCTGATTTGCTTTCCTGACTTTCTTGTAAGGTTTTTGATAATAGGAACAGGAAGTCAAGTTCTCTATTTGGTTTCACCCTATTTACTATCTGGTAATGGAGTCTTGAGAGGATCCAGCAGTTGTGTAGAACCTTATTTTGCTAGGAATGTATTAGGGATCATGTTCCTTGTCATGCTTGTGTAGGATGAGTTGAATGAAGTTAAGTTGGTGAGGGTTTTCAGGATGACTGTGTCTTGGGACAACTCATTTGGACAAGGTTGATGCATTTGATATTTAGTGTTGTTATATTTAGAATTTAGAGCTTATGTCGTTTCAAGTCTCTGGATCAGTTTCTATGTCCAACTGTGGGGGCTGTTTAGTCATGGCTCCCTCTTATTGTTGGATGTATCACGTTGCCATAGCTCTTGTTTATGGATTTTTACCTAATTCTCATAATAAATGAAGCTACAATCTTTCCTTTGGTTTTTCTAGCTTGAAGCCCTAGATAAATCTTACAGCCTGGGAATCTGGGTTCAACGTTTTCCTTACATTAGTATTGAAAGA
The window above is part of the Eucalyptus grandis isolate ANBG69807.140 chromosome 6, ASM1654582v1, whole genome shotgun sequence genome. Proteins encoded here:
- the LOC104426600 gene encoding deoxyhypusine hydroxylase — protein: MGESADDKRFTASPDVERFLCDRLLDSAQPISERFRALFSLRNLKGPAPRTALIQATRDPSNLLAHEAAFALGQIQDVDAIPALKAILSDISLHPIVRHEAAEALGAIGLESNIPNLECSLAHDPAQEVRETCELALSRIKQLKTANSDDSSPMTERSPFMSVDPAAPASSCSSVDHLREVLLDEERGMYDRYAALFALRNHGGDEAIKAIIDSLGANSALLRHEVAYVLGQLQDKAASAELSNILRKTDEHPMVRHEAAEALGSIADDQSVALLEEFSKDPEPLVSQSCEVALSMLEFERSGKSFEYLYMQAPQVQ